The following nucleotide sequence is from Gymnodinialimonas phycosphaerae.
CTTGCGCCGCCTTCAGCAGGCGCGCATTGCGCGCGGCGGCGCGCTTTATCTGTTCCATGGTGTCTCTTGCGCCGCGTTCCTGGCCCAACCGGGTGAAGGCCCGCTCCAATTCAGGCGCCATGCGTCCCAAAACGTCCAGATCACCCCGCAGAAGGGCGTTGTGTTGCGCCTCCAGCAACTCAGTCACGTATTTGGATGCCGGTTTTCGCAAACCCATCATTGGCCCGCCTCCGCCCGTCGCACGAGAGAGTCGAAGATCGACTCGGCGAGGCCGATGCCACCGATCGCCGAAAGCGCGCGGGAATGTTCATCACGCAACATGGAGCTGAATTGTTCCTCCCCTATGCCGCCGCCGAAGCTTTCGTGATCGCGCGCCTCGCCAAAACCTGCATGTTTCAACATCTCCGCCAGAAACGCGGCTTCCAAGTCCTCAGCTACCTCGCGCATCTGCGCGTGGCGGTCGTGGGAGGGCAGCGGACCATCGGGCCGGAGCGTTGCAGATAGAATCGGTGTCGTCATCAAAGTCTCTCGCATTCGAGGGATTTCTTCGACCTTCGCAGACGCGTGTAAACAAATCGTAAGGAGATTGGAGGTTACAGAGGGGACATTGATAACAAAATCGGACAGCCAGAATGGATGATCTGTTACACAGCCTCGCTTCTATCGGGCAAGGCACACGCTCACAGGGTCGCCCCGACGGCGCTTCAACGGCCCTTC
It contains:
- a CDS encoding rod-binding protein, encoding MTTPILSATLRPDGPLPSHDRHAQMREVAEDLEAAFLAEMLKHAGFGEARDHESFGGGIGEEQFSSMLRDEHSRALSAIGGIGLAESIFDSLVRRAEAGQ